One part of the Segnochrobactrum spirostomi genome encodes these proteins:
- a CDS encoding DeoR/GlpR family DNA-binding transcription regulator: MALSFRQTEILEIARAEGRVVVEDLARRFDVTLQTIRRDLTELADAGLLDRVHGGAILRAGVANIGYEQRRRMNEAAKVAIARACAAAIPENSSLIMNLGTTTEAVAHELLAHRNITVITNNMNVANTLVANPSCDVMLAGGALRRSDGGLVGELTTQFFEQFKVDIAVIGVSALDQDGDLLDFDLAEVRVSKAILRQARRVFLVADHSKLGRSAPARLASLSEINRMFTDAPLPPELARRCAEWGTEVTVAAA, translated from the coding sequence GTGGCCCTGAGTTTCCGCCAGACCGAAATCCTCGAAATCGCACGGGCCGAAGGGCGGGTGGTCGTCGAAGACCTCGCCCGCCGATTCGACGTGACGCTGCAGACGATCCGCCGGGATCTGACCGAACTCGCCGACGCCGGGCTGCTCGACCGCGTCCACGGCGGCGCCATTTTGCGCGCCGGTGTCGCCAATATCGGCTACGAGCAGCGCCGGCGCATGAACGAGGCCGCCAAGGTCGCGATCGCCCGGGCGTGCGCCGCGGCGATCCCCGAGAATTCCTCGCTCATCATGAATCTCGGCACCACGACGGAGGCGGTCGCCCACGAGCTCCTCGCCCATCGCAACATCACCGTCATCACCAACAACATGAACGTGGCGAACACGCTCGTCGCCAATCCGTCGTGCGATGTGATGCTCGCAGGCGGCGCGCTGCGGCGCAGCGACGGCGGCCTCGTCGGCGAGTTGACGACGCAGTTTTTCGAGCAGTTCAAGGTGGATATCGCGGTGATCGGCGTCTCGGCGCTCGATCAGGACGGCGATCTGCTCGATTTCGACCTCGCCGAGGTCCGGGTCTCGAAGGCGATCCTGCGTCAGGCCCGGCGGGTCTTTCTCGTCGCCGACCATTCGAAGCTCGGCCGCTCGGCCCCGGCGCGGCTCGCCTCGCTGTCCGAGATCAACCGCATGTTCACCGACGCGCCGCTGCCGCCGGAATTGGCGCGGCGCTGCGCGGAATGGGGCACCGAGGTGACCGTCGCGGCCGCGTAA